The Astyanax mexicanus isolate ESR-SI-001 chromosome 20, AstMex3_surface, whole genome shotgun sequence genome contains a region encoding:
- the oclna gene encoding occludin: protein MSSKPNGSPPPYESEPEYNVVPQPAYSYYPDEEIQHFYRWSSPPGIIKIMAVMCIVLCVGIFACVASTLAWDTTGGVAGYSGYESGYGSSFGGSYGGGYGGGYGGGYGGGYGGGGYGGGFGYGLLGSQNDPRKAKGFMITMAIVTFAALLAIFIVLISHRGRSRKFFLILIICSAILAAFMLIATIVYLVGVNPMAQTTGSMQYNQVIALCAQYQDPSISSQLLVNQYLYHYCVVDPQEAVAIVFGFVVTACLVIILVFAIKTRQKMNEFGKENVLWHREKFVDDMNPPQDVEDWVNNVSGAPEPVLSEYPEKFGGSRTYLDDSSSIYDKPPESLPGVEHSVPVMNSVPYYSSSEVGSSASRPKKKRAGRPRRSEGKDYDTDYASSGDELDDQDFSSEFPPIAYDTERESYKREFDRQHQEYKTLQTEMDDVNKRLADVDRELDELQEGTPQYLDALDEYNALKDKKKSADYLMKKRKCKYLKAKLNHIKRMVSDYDARA, encoded by the exons ATGTCTTCCAAACCAAATGGAAGTCCTCCTCCCTACGAGTCTGAACCGGAATA TAACGTGGTGCCTCAGCCCGCGTACTCCTACTACCCTGATGAGGAAATCCAGCACTTCTACCGCTGGTCGTCTCCGCCGGGCATCATTAAGATCATGGCGGTGATGTGCATCGTGCTCTGCGTGGGCATCTTCGCCTGCGTGGCGTCCACGCTGGCATGGGACACCACAGGGGGCGTGGCCGGGTACTCTGGGTACGAATCTGGGTACGGCAGCTCTTTCGGAGGATCGTACGGCGGGGGTTACGGTGGGGGGTACGGCGGGGGCTATGGCGGGGGTTACGGGGGCGGGGGTTACGGGGGCGGGTTCGGGTACGGACTCCTGGGCTCCCAGAACGACCCGAGGAAGGCCAAGGGCTTCATGATCACCATGGCCATCGTGACCTTCGCCGCGCTCCTCGCCATCTTCATCGTGCTGATCTCCCACAGGGGGCGCTCTCGCAAgttcttcctcatcctcatcatctGCTCCGCCATCCTCGCCGCCTTCATGCTGATCGCCACCATCGTGTACCTGGTGGGCGTGAACCCCATGGCCCAGACCACCGGCTCCATGCAGTACAACCAGGTGATCGCCCTGTGCGCCCAGTACCAGGACCCGTCCATCTCCAGCCAGCTGCTGGTCAACCAGTACCTGTATCACTACTGCGTGGTGGATCCTCAGGAG GCGGTGGCCATCGTTTTTGGGTTTGTGGTAACGGCGTGTCTCGTCATCATCCTGGTTTTCGCCATTAAAACCCGTCAGAAAATGAACGAGTTTGGGAAGGAGAATGTTCTGTGGCACAGAGAGAAATTTGTGGATGATATGAATCCTCCTCAGGATGTAGAGGACTGG GTGAATAATGTATCTGGAGCTCCAGAGCCGGTTCTGAGTGAATATCCTGAGAAGTTCGGAGGATCCAGGACCTACCTGGACGACAGCAGCTCGATCTACGACAAACCTCCCGAGAGTTTACC gggggtggAGCACAGCGTTCCGGTGATGAACTCGGTTCCGTACTACAGCAGCTCGGAGGTGGGGAGCTCGGCCAGTCGACCCAAGAAGAAGCGAGCGGGACGCCCCCGCCGCTCCGAAGGAAAAGACTACGACACTGACTACGCCTCATCCGGAGACGAGCTCGACGACCAGGACTTCTCCAG tgAGTTCCCGCCCATTGCGTACGATACGGAGCGCGAGAGTTATAAGCGCGAGTTTGATCGGCAGCATCAGGAGTATAAGACCCTGCAGACGGAGATGGACGACGTTAACAAGCGTCTGGCCGACGTGGACCGAGAGCTGGACGAGCTGCAGGAAGGAACTCCTCAGTACCTg GATGCTCTGGATGAGTACAACGCGCTGAAGGACAAGAAGAAG AGTGCTGATTACCTGATGAAGAAGAGGAAATGCAAGTATCTGAAAGCGAAGCTGAATCACATTAAGAGGATGGTCAGCGATTACGACGCTCGAGCGTAA
- the marveld2a gene encoding MARVEL domain-containing protein 2, with protein MSSGRGSPGRFERVGNATHYDEDDDLPPDSLPRANGLPGIERHRSSELALSFDPLPPPPLPDQPPIGPEFDPSGSEDNEDPTSDIKPVHRFIPDSWKNFFRGSNRSSSKSSMLASSSYNTTTEGVRCSPPHSPSVPSSYQDKYGGSGGSYNSNKAREAMLLGDHMESVDGRTAHTAMTYSERVEEYHQRYAYMKSWAGLLRILGCVELLLGAAVFACVCAYIHKDNEWYNMFGYSQPQMYGGYSGTYGGGYGDAYYTGPKTPFILVVAGLAWIVTVIMLVLGMTMYYREILLDSSWWPLTEFTINLVLAVLYLAAAIVYVRDTTRGGLCYYPMFSNGINAAFCRTEAGQTAAIIFLFVSMLVYLIGAIVCLKLWRHEAARRFREKYGHEMHQTDYPVVQPATVDRSRIPDPIIVSSAAPADHTYPAPPTATKTKLLKGPIPSGYTPKPVVVPDYISKYPTIRTDEERDQYKAVFNDQYSEYKELHAEVNATLKKFDEVDGMLRTLPKHPSNQAELDRINRILQEYQRKKNDPSFLEKKERCEYLKNKLAHIKHRIQEYDKVMMWNDGYG; from the exons ATGTCCTCGGGACGAGGTTCTCCCGGACGCTTTGAGCGTGTCGGAAATGCGACCCACTACGACGAGGATGACGACCTGCCTCCAGACTCTTTACCGAGAGCCAATGGCCTCCCCGGTATAGAGCGTCACCGGTCATCAGAGCTGGCTCTGAGCTTCGACcctctacctcctcctcctctaccgGACCAGCCCCCCATCGGACCGGAGTTCGACCCCAGCGGCAGCGAAGACAACGAGGACCCGACCTCCGACATCAAGCCCGTCCACCGCTTCATCCCCGACTCCTGGAAGAACTTCTTCCGCGGGAGCAACCGGAGCAGCTCGAAGAGCTCCATGCTCGCGTCCAGCAGCTACAACACCACCACCGAGGGGGTTCGGTGCTCGCCGCCGCACTCGCCGTCCGTACCCAGCTCCTACCAGGACAAGTACGGCGGCTCGGGCGGCAGCTACAACTCCAACAAAGCGCGGGAAGCCATGCTGCTGGGGGATCATATGGAATCGGTGGACGGTCGCACCGCGCACACGGCGATGACCTACAGCGAGCGGGTGGAGGAGTACCACCAGCGCTACGCCTACATGAAGTCGTGGGCGGGGCTCCTGCGGATCCTGGGGTGCGTGGAGCTGCTGTTGGGCGCGGCGGTGTTCGCCTGTGTCTGCGCGTACATTCACAAAGATAACGAGTGGTACAACATGTTCGGATACTCGCAGCCGCAGATGTACGGTGGGTACAGCGGGACGTACGGCGGGGGATACGGCGACGCTTATTACACCGGCCCCAAGACGCCGTTCATCCTGGTGGTGGCGGGGCTGGCGTGGATCGTGACGGTGATCATGCTGGTGCTGGGCATGACCATGTACTACCGCGAGATACTGCTGGACTCCAGCTGGTGGCCACTGACCGAGTTCACCATTAACCTGGTCCTGGCCGTTCTGTATTTGGCCGCTGCGATCGTGTACGTGAGGGACACCACGCGGGGGGGGCTGTGCTATTACCCCATGTTTAGTAACGGGATCAACGCCGCATTCTGCAGAACGGAGGCGGGGCAAACGGCGGCCATCATCTTCCTGTTCGTGTCGATGCTGGTGTATCTGATAGGAGCGATCGTGTGCCTGAAGCTCTGGAGGCACGAGGCCGCCCGGCGCTTCCGCGAGAAATACGGCCATGAG ATGCATCAAACAGACTATCCCGTGGTCCAGCCTGCG aCTGTGGATCGATCCAGAATTCCTGATCCCATAATCGTCTCGTCTGCAGCACCAGCTGACCACACCTACCCAGCCCCGCCCACCGCTACCAAAACCAAACTGCTTAAAGGGCCGATTCCATCTGGATACACCCCCAAACCTGTGGTCGTACCAGATTATATATC taaataCCCAACAATCCGAACTGATGAAGAGCGGGACCAGTACAAAGCTGTGTTCAACGATCAATATTCGGAGTATAAAGAGCTGCACGCGGAGGTGAACGCGACGCTGAAGAAGTTCGACGAGGTGGACGGGATGTTGCGCACCCTGCCCAAACACCCGTCCAATCAGGCG GAATTGGACCGAATAAACCGAATCCTTCAGGAATATCAGCGGAAGAAAAAC GATCCTTCGTTTCTTGAGAAGAAGGAGAGATGTGAATATCTGAAAAACAAACTGGCTCACATTAAACACAGAATCCAGGAGTATGATAAGGTTATGATGTGGAATGATGGTTACGGTTAA